Within Sphaerodactylus townsendi isolate TG3544 linkage group LG05, MPM_Stown_v2.3, whole genome shotgun sequence, the genomic segment cttcTCATAATGAGAAAAGTCATCGAAGATGGAGGTGGTGTGCTTGTACGTTGCAATAATTTTAAGCACTTGTTTTGCTTTCTCTAAGGGCACCTCTTGAGTGTCGCGGGAGTTTGTAACGGGCTTGTTGTCATTGTTCTCCAGCCTGATGTGTCGCAGCTGGTTGTTGGGCACGTCCTTCACAAAGATCCACTTGACGTCGAACTTCCCCTTCCACTTGTCCTGAGACCAGACGCCGGCGCTGGTGCCGTAGTCCACCGGCGACCTCATTTCCGCCACCCCGCAGAAATGTCCGCTGCCGTTGACGCTGAACAGCAAGTAGACGGGGCCTTTGCTGTTCATGGAGCGGAAAGCGCTGTCCAAACGCTTGTTGCCGTGTTCTGTGCTACACCAAATGGAGTATTTGATAGAGCGGTGAATGTCGTCCTCGGAATAGCTCTTTATGATGAACACGCGTCCATTTTTAAGGTTCCACTCGAAATCCTTAGGGTTGTAACTGTGCGCAGCTTTCAGCTTCTCGAGGACAGGGTGGGATTCGCCACCAGGGATAGAGTTCGCCGGGATGCTCCCAGGCGAGTTACTCTCGTTACTCGTCCCTCCACTTTGGCTGAAAGCTGCGTTTCTGTTACGGGGGGCCACCCACCGATTTTGCGGCGGGGGAGGCGGAGGGTTCTGGTACGGCAGCTGGGTAAGTGGAGGAGCTTGGACAGGGATAGGCTGAATAAGCTGCGGTTGTGGGACCGTCTGAGGAGACGGGATCTGCTGGGGAGTTGGAACTTTGGCCACAGGGCCCTTGTTGTCCCAAGTACCTATATCCATGTTGTGTTTTATAGGCGGGGGAGGCAAAGCACCGCCTATTACAGGCCCACTTTTTGTTTTCATCTTGGGCTGAGGTTTTGCAGGTTTGCTAGCAATAGCAGCCCAAGAGGTTGGCTTTGCCACTGGCAAGTTGATACTAGAGCCACCATTGCCAGACAGAGCACCCGCCATCCCAGCGCTGTTGACCACCGAACCGACTGTTTTCACAGCAGAGGTTGCAACATCCCCGCCAATCTTCAGCCCGACCATCCCCTGTTCGATGCTGTTCATCCCGGGAGCTTTATTTAAAGTATCGTTGTGGAATCCTGTCTGACCGTCAACAATTGTACCGCCCAGAGAGCTGGGTGGGTAGCTGTAGCTGCTCCCGTAAGCCGAGTTTTGAGTCTGCTGCCCTTGAGACCCGCTCGTCCCCCAAGCTGAGAAAGCTGGGTTTTCAG encodes:
- the YTHDF1 gene encoding YTH domain-containing family protein 1 isoform X2; the protein is MTDPYLSSYYPPSIGFPYSLSEAPWSTGGDPPIPYLTTYGQLSNGDHHFMHDAVFGQAGGLGNNIYQHRFNFFPENPAFSAWGTSGSQGQQTQNSAYGSSYSYPPSSLGGTIVDGQTGFHNDTLNKAPGMNSIEQGMVGLKIGGDVATSAVKTVGSVVNSAGMAGALSGNGGSSINLPVAKPTSWAAIASKPAKPQPKMKTKSGPVIGGALPPPPIKHNMDIGTWDNKGPVAKVPTPQQIPSPQTVPQPQLIQPIPVQAPPLTQLPYQNPPPPPPQNRWVAPRNRNAAFSQSGGTSNESNSPGSIPANSIPGGESHPVLEKLKAAHSYNPKDFEWNLKNGRVFIIKSYSEDDIHRSIKYSIWCSTEHGNKRLDSAFRSMNSKGPVYLLFSVNGSGHFCGVAEMRSPVDYGTSAGVWSQDKWKGKFDVKWIFVKDVPNNQLRHIRLENNDNKPVTNSRDTQEVPLEKAKQVLKIIATYKHTTSIFDDFSHYEKRQEEEEVVRKERQNRSKQ
- the YTHDF1 gene encoding YTH domain-containing family protein 1 isoform X1 — translated: MTDPYLSSYYPPSIGFPYSLSEAPWSTGGDPPIPYLTTYGQLSNGDHHFMHDAVFGQAGGLGNNIYQHRFNFFPENPAFSAWGTSGSQGQQTQNSAYGSSYSYPPSSLGGTIVDGQTGFHNDTLNKAPGMNSIEQGMVGLKIGGDVATSAVKTVGSVVNSAGMAGALSGNGGSSINLPVAKPTSWAAIASKPAKPQPKMKTKSGPVIGGALPPPPIKHNMDIGTWDNKGPVAKVPTPQQIPSPQTVPQPQLIQPIPVQAPPLTQLPYQNPPPPPPQNRWVAPRNRNAAFSQSGGTSNESNSPGSIPANSIPGGESHPVLEKLKAAHSYNPKDFEWNLKNGRVFIIKSYSEDDIHRSIKYSIWCSTEHGNKRLDSAFRSMNSKGPVYLLFSVNGSGHFCGVAEMRSPVDYGTSAGVWSQDKWKGKFDVKWIFVKDVPNNQLRHIRLENNDNKPVTNSRDTQEVPLEKAKQVLKIIATYKHTTSIFDDFSHYEKRQEEEEVVRKIEDKSSANSSYDVQMWLPSLTEERQNRSKQ